The sequence AAACCCACAGGGTATCGGAAATTACTTTTTTACTATACTATAGAAGGGTGAATGACTTAGATAAAAACCTGTCAATCTTAAAAGATTTACATTCCGAAGAGGATGTTAAGGCAAAATTAATCATTCCTTATTTCAAAAAGCTCGGCTACAGGGATGAACAGATCTTTTTGAACGTGCCAATTAAGGCGTTTTTAGGACGGCAATCAAAGACTGTCTATGCCGACTTGGTTATCAAGGAAGGTTCAAATCCCATCATCATTGTTGAGGTTAAAAAGCCGGGCGTTCAACTTGATGAGATTCACAAAGAACAAGCAATATCTTACGCTCGACAATCAGAAAAAGTTGTTCCGATTGCCGTTGTTACGAATGGTATCTCACACAAAATTTATGATGTAAAAACAAAACAACAAATTCCTGAGATACCAAAAAAGAGCGAGCTACTCAGTTTTCTTGCAACAATCAAGATCAGCAAGGAAGAAATTGAGGAGGCTGGAAGATTTATTATCGAGGGCTACGAAAATGTTCAAGAGATAAAAGCGGCATTGAATAAATGCCACGACATTATTAGAAGTAATGATGGCCTTGACCCAATTAGTAGTTTTGACGAAGTTAATAAACTTATTTTTGCGAAAATTCAAGAAGAGAAACGGAGCAACAATCGTTTTACAAAAGAATTCATCAAAGATAATCCCGAAGTTGAAATAAACCGAATTTTCCAAGATGCAAACGCCGCTTTTAGGACCAATAGAATTTTTAGTGACGATGAAAGAATAAAGTTGAATCCTGCCACCATTGTGGCTATTGTCGGCATTCTCGAGCAGAAAGCAATCTCTCAAACTAAGGACGACATTATCGGTCTAGCTTATGAGTCATTCTTACCTTCAATTTTTCGTGGTGAGCGATTAGGACAATTTTTTACTCCTGACAGAATCAAAGAATTCATGATAGAGATACTCGATCCGAAAGTTGGTAATTTGATTATTGATCCAGCTTTTGGTAGCGGTGGTTTTTTAGTGTTGTCGTATAAACGGTTACTTGAAGGCATCAAGGGTGGCAATTGGAATCAGAACAAAAAGGACGAAGAAAAACTCAAGCTATCTTCCGAGTATCTGTATGGTGTTGAAATAAATCCTCGACTCGAAATTGCGTGTAAAACAAATATGTATTTGCACGGCGATGGAAGAACAAAAATTTATCGTGGCGATGGATTACTGGACATCAGCGATATAGAAGAAGGTAAATTTGATATTGTCGTCACAAATCCACCTTTTGGCGCAAAAGTAGATCAGGAAGAAATCTTGAATAAGTTTGAATTGGGCGTCAGGCGGAATAAACAGCAATCTGAAGTTTTATTCCTAGAGCGTTGTGTGCGATTGGCTAAGCCGGAAACGGGTCGGGTGGGAATAGTTTTACCGGAAAGCGTTTTGATGAATACTACTTTTCAACCAGTGAGAGATTGGATGGATCAAAATGTGACAATTGATGCAATTTTCAAAATGCCAAGCTACGCCTTTAGTCCGTCTGGTGCGACGGGGATCCAAACCAGCTTAGTCTTTATGACGAGAAAAAAGCCTAAGACTTTCGATTATAAGATTTTCATGGGTAATGTTACCAAAATTAGCTTTGACACAAATAATCGCCCTGACGCCGATTATTTTCCAAACGCCGCTTGGTATTATCGAGAGTTTAAGGCAAAGAATAAAGAAATGTTTGATGATGAAAATTATTATATTATCAAAAGAAATGACGGTGAGTTATTGTCGGTAAATTTCTATAAGCCAAAATACCTCAAGTTACTCAAAAAAATCAAAAAAGAAAAATATCTCAAACTGGAAGATATTTTAAAGAAAGATAAATACTCGATTGTAGATGGTCCTTTTGGTACTCAACTTCACGTTTCCGATTACAAGACAGAGGGAATTCCAGTTCTTCGGGTCAAGAATATTGGGATAAATGAGTTTATAAATGAGGACTTAGTTTATATCTCAAAAGACAAACATAAAGAATTGATTAGAAGTAGAGTGCAAAAGGATGACATCATCATAGCTAAAACCGGAGCAACATTTGGTAAGGCATGTTTGTTCCCAGATAATCTTTTTCCAGAAGCGAACATTACCGCCAGTTGTTGCAAGATTAGTGTTGATCCGAATAAAGCAAATCCATACTTTATTGCAGAGTTAATCAACTCCC comes from Parcubacteria group bacterium and encodes:
- a CDS encoding N-6 DNA methylase; amino-acid sequence: MNDLDKNLSILKDLHSEEDVKAKLIIPYFKKLGYRDEQIFLNVPIKAFLGRQSKTVYADLVIKEGSNPIIIVEVKKPGVQLDEIHKEQAISYARQSEKVVPIAVVTNGISHKIYDVKTKQQIPEIPKKSELLSFLATIKISKEEIEEAGRFIIEGYENVQEIKAALNKCHDIIRSNDGLDPISSFDEVNKLIFAKIQEEKRSNNRFTKEFIKDNPEVEINRIFQDANAAFRTNRIFSDDERIKLNPATIVAIVGILEQKAISQTKDDIIGLAYESFLPSIFRGERLGQFFTPDRIKEFMIEILDPKVGNLIIDPAFGSGGFLVLSYKRLLEGIKGGNWNQNKKDEEKLKLSSEYLYGVEINPRLEIACKTNMYLHGDGRTKIYRGDGLLDISDIEEGKFDIVVTNPPFGAKVDQEEILNKFELGVRRNKQQSEVLFLERCVRLAKPETGRVGIVLPESVLMNTTFQPVRDWMDQNVTIDAIFKMPSYAFSPSGATGIQTSLVFMTRKKPKTFDYKIFMGNVTKISFDTNNRPDADYFPNAAWYYREFKAKNKEMFDDENYYIIKRNDGELLSVNFYKPKYLKLLKKIKKEKYLKLEDILKKDKYSIVDGPFGTQLHVSDYKTEGIPVLRVKNIGINEFINEDLVYISKDKHKELIRSRVQKDDIIIAKTGATFGKACLFPDNLFPEANITASCCKISVDPNKANPYFIAELINSPVVHSQLERYSEKAAQPGFNMIELRKVIIPDIPLKRQDKIAGSIRERKKLIIELELKINSESSLIKEELDNL